In a genomic window of Quercus lobata isolate SW786 chromosome 4, ValleyOak3.0 Primary Assembly, whole genome shotgun sequence:
- the LOC115985002 gene encoding F-box/LRR-repeat protein At4g14103-like, with product MKSTRKTPRTSKTTHLVNRDRLSNLPKDILHYILSFLETREVIRLSELSRRWRRVWASMPYLNFEQSSFDSAESFCDFLWLVLLFRDVSDIKRFRLSCEGYREDGIPVHVLKTLLLVVKNRGVVVLDLDIATFQYQYDNNFQLLSCFADCRSLPEINLRLFDYSQLSCIDSMSFTMLKTLHIEKSQFYRGVTYREKLVLCCPHLENFLLKNCNMLNLKVIDIEAVNLKNLKFMNTSKYPFRGELKISAPNLRCLSYLGPTLKGYSFQNLSSLNKALIHHFTERVNNEEDGCFLFSLVCALYNAEVLYLSSHFAQHLSHLTYKERCFPPTFLRLKSLTLSIGLRRRNIKGLVHLLKYSPILEALRIDFEEQMKNRKLEDTNQTHDMKRKLQNTKWKLRDTRLKDTTLLQGLKCESSKEMLEHKVTCLTHHLKKVEINSFVWKKIASKLVKYLLKNGKVLEKITISCRDYVLGNKRFARKLGASPNVSISFPSFMERKPLWFEVEDDGSDDDSDDGSDDDSDDDSDDSMDET from the exons ATGAAGTCCACTCGCAAGACACCCAGGACTTCAAAAACCACCCATTTGGTTAACAGAGACAGACTCAGCAACTTGCCGAAAGATATTCTTCACTACATCCTCTCCTTCCTTGAAACCAGGGAAGTTATACGACTAAGCGAATTGTCAAGAAGATGGAGACGCGTTTGGGCTTCAATGCCTTACTTAAATTTCGAACAATCCTCATTTGATTCAGCAGAAAGTTTCTGTGACTTCTTATGGTTGGTACTACTTTTCCGGGATGTGTCCGATATTAAACGTTTCCGTCTATCATGTGAAGGATATCGTGAAGATGGAATTCCTGTACATGTGCTTAAAACACTTCTCTTGGTGGTCAAGAATCGTGGGGTCGTTGTGCTTGATCTTGATATCGCTACTTTTCAATATCAATATGACAATAACTTTCAATTGCTGAGTTGTTTTGCTGATTGTAGGTCGTTACCTGAAATAAACTTGAGATTGTTTGACTACTCGCAGTTAAGTTGTATTGATTCAATGAGTTTCACGATGCTGAAAACTCTACATATTGAAAAATCACAATTCTATCGAGGTGTAACTTATCGTGAAAAGCTCGTTTTATGCTGTCCACACCTTGAAAACTTCTTGTTGAAAAACTGCAACATGCTTAACCTCAAAGTTATTGACATAGAAGCTGTTAATCTTAAGAATCTGAAGTTTATGAACACCAGCAAATATCCATTTCGTGGCGAGCTCAAGATTTCTGCACCAAATCTCAGGTGCTTATCTTATCTTGGTCCTACTTTGAAGGGATACTCTTTCCAGAATTTATCATCACTGAACAAAGCTTTAATTCATCACTTCACCGAGAGGGTTAACAATGAAGAGGAcggttgttttttattttctcttgtcTGTGCATTGTATAACGCTGAAGTTCTATATTTGTCCAGCCACTTCGCGCAG CACCTGTCTCATCTGACTTATAAAGAAAGATGCTTTCCTCCTACATTCCTTAGATTGAAGTCCTTGACTCTGAGCATAGGACTGCGTCGGCGCAATATCAAAGGGCTAGTCCACTTGCTCAAGTACTCACCAATCTTAGAAGCACTTCGTATTGATTTTGAGGAG CAAATGAAAAATCGGAAACTAGAAGACACCAATCAAACACATGATATGAAACGGAAACTACAAAATACCAAATGGAAACTACGGGATACCAGACTAAAGGATACAACACTACTACAGGGGCTTAAGTGTGAATCTTCAAAGGAGATGTTGGAACATAAAGTCACATGTTTAACCCACCATCTCAAGAAGGTGGAGATCAATAGTTTTGTTTGGAAGAAAATAGCTTCTAAATTGGTTAAGTATTTGCTCAAGAACGGAAAGGTATTGGAAAAAATAACTATTTCTTGCCGGGATTACGTACTAGGGAACAAAAGGTTCGCAAGGAAGCTAGGAGCATCCCCAAATGTTTCTATATCATTTCCCTCTTTTATGGAGAGAAAACCATTATGGTTTGAAGTTGAAGATGATGGTTCCGATGATGATTCCGATGATGGTTCCGATGATGATTCCGATGATGATTCCGATGATAGTATGGATGAAACTTAA
- the LOC115986304 gene encoding F-box/kelch-repeat protein At3g23880-like: MTAYLPEEVVINILSRLPPKSLIRFKCVSKTWLSLIGTPDLITRNLINNSTLISKYEDPNNPLFFLVKATDKNETSKHTFSFLSYDNLDPEYTSEVILNLPQPNHGLNLDIVGSSSDGLLCLCFASTIYLWDPTTSSVLEPLPPITPREMVNVDFHSVGFGFDSTSNDFKVVRLLNVHFRSATNLLHISQEAEVYSVSSGSWRQLDPQVARVPYGIHTQSRVTMYLDGNFFWCATPLPLDNNEDEKIVRFDFAREVFKSTSFPDACVIGDYSSWKTTLTALNGSIAMLVYPFGKEVEMLCFDIWVLFEFGVRESWTKLIRIGPSLDLERPLGFWGYGKMFMESKEGHLVLYDPSTNTGKIFPFDGLKGSLQVALYTEFWETNEDDGEDQEEVNQ, from the coding sequence ATGACTGCCTATCTCCCTGAGGAAGTGGTGATAAACATACTCTCACGCCTACCTCCAAAATCCCTAATCCGATTCAAGTGCGTCTCCAAAACCTGGCTCTCTCTCATCGGAACCCCAGATTTGATCACTCGAAACCTCATCAACAACTCCACTCTCATCTCTAAATACGAAGACCCCAATAACCCTCTCTTCTTCCTCGTCAAAGCCACAGACAAAAACGAAACCTCGAAGCACACATTCTCGTTCCTATCCTACGACAACCTCGATCCAGAATACACATCCGAAGTCATCCTTAACCTCCCACAACCAAACCATGGTCTCAACCTCGACATCGTCGGTTCCTCCTCCGATGGTCTCCTCTGTCTCTGTTTCGCAAGCACCATCTACCTCTGGGACCCCACCACGTCATCAGTGCTCGAGCCTCTCCCTCCTATAACCCCTCGCGAAATGGTCAATGTCGATTTCCACAGTGTTGGGTTCGGATTCGATTCCACATCCAATGACTTCAAGGTCGTGAGGCTTCTCAATGTTCATTTCAGGTCCGCGACCAATTTGCTTCATATAAGTCAAGAAGCGGAAGTGTATAGCGTCAGCAGTGGTTCGTGGAGGCAGCTGGATCCTCAGGTTGCTCGCGTGCCTTATGGGATTCATACACAGTCGAGGGTCACAATGTACTTGGATGGAAACTTTTTCTGGTGCGCGACCCCGCTTCCATTAGATAATAATGAGGATGAGAAGATTGTTCGCTTCGACTTTGCTAGGGAGGTATTCAAGTCTACTTCATTTCCGGACGCTTGTGTTATTGGGGATTACTCCAGTTGGAAGACGACTCTCACCGCGTTGAACGGGTCTATTGCTATGCTGGTTTATCCTTTTGGGAAGGAGGTGGAGAtgttgtgttttgatatatgggttttgtttgaATTTGGTGTTAGGGAGTCGTGGACTAAGCTTATTAGAATTGGACCCTCTTTGGATTTGGAAAGGCCATTGGGATTTTGGGGGTatggaaagatgtttatggagAGCAAAGAAGGGCACCTGGTCTTGTATGATCCTTCTACAAACACAGGCAAGATTTTTCCATTTGATGGGCTTAAGGGATCGTTACAAGTTGCTCTCTACACTGAGTTTTGGGAAACAAACGAGGACGATGGTGAAGACCAAGAGGAAGTGAATCAATGA